The segment TCCCTCTGTCTCCACACAGGATCTGCGCGCTCTTTTGTCAAGGCTCTTTGCGCATGCTCCCTGTATCCTCCCATCTCCATCACCGAACACGGAGCACCGAGAAGCCCCGAGGCGTGTCCCCTGCGCCGCCCGCTCTTCACGCCCGTCACCCGATCCCGTGTCCCGGTCCGTGATCCGGTCCAACCCGCGGACTCGCCCCGGACGGTCCGCTTTTCCGCGCGCTCTTTATGGAAGCGCAGTAACGGCCGCGCGCCTATCGTCCCTTCGTCCTGTCTCACCCACAAAATGGCGGACGTGACGGAGCTGCGGCCCTCGTACGGTGAGTGAGGCCCGGCAGACACACGGGGTAAACACGGCTCTGCTCCCCTCCCTCTTCGCCCCGTGTCCTGATTATAGCTCCTCGCGGGACCGGGGTCTGCTcaggtcctggtctggtccagagTTGGTCCAGATTTGGTGATTCACGGTTTAATCGAGGCCCGTTCGTTGCTTGGGCGGTACCATTGCACGTTGCACTTGTCAGTTTTGTTAAGCATATTTTTGTGCTGTTGCTTATCTTTACTCTCCTTTTTTTTAGTCtagatttagtccagatttagtccagattaaTTTAACACAGATATTCTCCTGATTATAAAATACACTGGCATATTGACACAGGGGCGTTTCGTggtttcaaattattatttatccTATTCTTTGTGATATAGCATTCATGTAAGAGATGTTTGCATGATCCGTGAGAACCATCCAGTCAGCGGGACATGTCCCTGTGAGAGCCTGAGGATGACGGGGTCCGGGCGGGAAGGGCTGACGTCATGTCCCGGCACAAAGCCCCGTTCTTCGGTGTCTCCTTCTGCCCTCCTCCTACCCTACTCCGgccctgctccttctgctccgGTCTGTTAGGAGACAATGAACCAGCCACCATTTAGCAGCGGATATTACATTTAGTCATTACTGGCAAAAATGCATGAGTCTTGTTTTTCTGTAGAGTCTATAGCCTGTCTGTTCCCCGTCTGGTCACATGGGGCAGACTGAAGGAGTCTTGCTCAGGGCcagccctagctttcagggggccctaagcagaatgtgtctctggCCCCTAGGTAGTGGATGTACTACCTAGGGGTAGTACATCAGCTATtgacatttgacaacattatgaccctgctctcatcaccttgtccaagtttttaaattttttttttatatgatcacaagtctgaaatgtttttatctaacttgtaaaacagccattcaaaaGTACCTCAGCGGCCTCAGCGCACCTCGggggtgtaaacacatagataaaacaaatgtaggaaGCAAATAGTTTgctactgtatataaaaaacaaatgtaatctttatagagggatatttaaACTTCTGTAAACACCCAGCACTGTTTCTAGTATAACTTTACATATATaattttcaatacaaatgtatgagctcttgggggccctctggtggccttggggccctaagcagctgcttagtctgcttataggctgggccagcCCTgatcttgctcaaggacacaagggAAATGCAatgatttcacatttttaaagggcccacattacgctgctctctgatctgtgttatgttgtttcctcatcaaaaacataccttctctcaaacagaaaaccctcttccaccttgtgatgtcatcatgtggtaatactggAAGTGCtcctcagtgtttttaaactccatacaccttcactagaatcatcgggatgatttcagtcctgattgccaatctctactgaattaaaggtaaaaggtagacgttaacttgaaagctactgcttcatgatatcacaaagtggaacagagaattttgagcgttggagatgtagacagactaagaaAGCAggtttattcaaacatgtgtgaatgaaacagaacacaactccgggtccatgtttttgaggaggtaacagcatggCTAAAAgggtctattttgtgtaatacaacACCTTtaaggcaaaacaaaacaaattatccATCCTACAACAAAACCTAAAACCCAGATACTGATGGTGTCATAGAGGTGTCATTATTCTCCCTCAGATGTTCcatattatggcattaaatgtcttaatctatatggagacaagcaggtgatgccacaagCTGAATAATTACAAGATTGGTAAGTTTGACAGGTTTTCATTTTATTCTAATTCTGACCTGGTTTGGTGGATAGAACCGatactcaatatttatcatagttttatgtCAGTGAAGTATCAGATTGCGAGGAAAAGTAGAAaaccaaaagtacaaaaatagagCAAGTGTCTGGgagttgtaaaacagaaaagagttgtttatttttatatgtccaATAACTTTGAAATGtaggttttggcccttgtttacatatGTCTACTTATGTCACATCTTgtgcaaccaggaagtaacattataaatttcaataaaatgaaatttgaattaaaatctTGAATCTAATGATGTTACCATTGTTTTAGAGAAAGCCTAATCTGTCATCTGCACATTAATTCCATATTGTGTAACACCCTCTACACAACTATTCAATCCATGGACGTAAGTAGACAtgttgcatagtgcagctttaaactgtGACAGATCTGAATGATGCCTTTTCCTTTAGTAAATGAAGTATGACATTTTTGTTAAAACTTGAACCTACTTGTGTTATGATTCCCTGATTCATCCGTAGGTCTATGTAACATTCTCAATGCAGATTATACATTTTACTGAAGATAGAATTCAGACAatataatgaaatgttttaaatcgGAGCTATTCTGTAAGCTGGTCTTTTCAgacctttaaatatgttatagtTTTCTTCTGATTGACCCTCTGtggtatttagagtgatttgtgcatgtttgaataatctttattttcctggattcaagacatcattgttCCAACCTaccccctccaccctccactggtacacgcccactgtgatgtacacactcactgtgatgtacacactcactgtgacgtacacgcccactgtggcGTGCGCACTTccatctccagttttattttcttaatcggtgatacttgtaggattcagcagcatcacgtagtcattttagtacaaatgaagcAAAATGGGCTTgtctagtgtgatgtgcggttgtccataggaggggctgacAGCATGCacgttttgttgtgatgacgtttatggcgacatcACATCCcgttgggcactgcagtttgttgacttgtttcttttattaagtcgttttagatgaataacaTGTGGAAATTATTACATAATGAtctatgggtgtcatagattataactatagagcagacacaagcacgataggtcttctttaaagcatGTAAATGTCTTGATGAGATTGAGGTTGAGGTGAAGTATCTCACAGAAATGAATGGACTTTCgcattttttaaacacttttttattcTAAACTGAATACTTTCATTTTGCACAAATGCAACAGTTTTGACcccatatatttttatttatttatctcccaCCACTTCCACCAAATCCAAATGGTTTGGACATAGTCCTGACCTAGTTTCTCTCCTTAAGCATGTCCCAAGTCCCAGCTGGGTTCCTGTTTCTTAGTTCTCAAATCAGTGTTTCTGACCTGTTCTTAATCCTGGTTGGGTTCCTGGCTCTGACCCGGTCTCGTCCCTTTCTCTttctggttctgacctggtctctctctcctcaggcaTGTCCCCAGTCTTGGCTGGGTTCCTGGGTGCCGGTCTCTTAGTTCttgtggttctggttctggttctacTCTGGACCTTCTGTCAGCGCCGTTACATGTCGTCGCGGTACAAACTCCATGCTGACCGGTACTGCGACACTGAGGACCCCCCCTACAGGTGAGAGGGAGTGGTGCAGGGAAGAAATGTGAAGAAATctgtttaaagaggggtattatgcaaactgAAGTTTTTGGagcactcatcaaaaacatggctgaagaggttttaattgtcatccatgcatgtttgacttaTCTAGCAATGTTTCCCGGGCCGATCCCTTCTTATAGTTAGCAGTGCGAGCCTGTAcatggctccgcccacaagcttacACCACcaatgctcccacatgacaattctccataaatatacaaaaacatgatgtaaaACAGCCCACTACAACTTCACACACCTGATGTAAtatgcaatagtttcattaggaggatgcatgctgattgtgattgtcactctgaagagggagtgatgTAGCACAGCGAGCAAatggaggggggactcagagtgtCTAAAATGACtgtgaaacttattaaatatgttaatatgttgctttgggtgaatatagcattttcaaaacaaataaaaggaaacatggtgatctaaatatgttatgtgttagcagttactaccccatagaagtaaaataccctatctttaataccccatagaagtaaaaataccctgtctttaatacctcatagaagtaaaataccttgcttttgaccatgttatagcaGTCTTCCCTTATCATGAACTTAATCAGTTGTATTTAGACTGATTCATGCATGATTGTGTAATTCTGTagtgtcctgcatttgagacttAAGTGGAGAGAAAATACCTGTTTTCTCCCACCCCCTATCCCCACTCACATCACTGTAGTAAgttgcacttaaaaaaaacaaaacaaaaaactttaagGAGCTGTACCGGATTTTATGGTcttaaaaccatgaaaaacagagctagttcattataaatgatttgcagtggtccattattcaccgcaatgactTCTGACTTTTCACAATTGAGACCTGAGCGGATTTTACTGTGGCGGCAAGCTAACTTCCTTCTTTTCGGAAAAgttaataattagatgcagacagtatacCAATACAAcgaatataataaaaacagttgtGATGGAAATTTTAGTATATACATGTtgtgcctttaaatacatttggtcACATGAGTGAGATCACatcagtctgtcagacccagactagacattaacatgtgtgaagactCTGTTTTCATCCTACAGGAAACTtgttgttgttctacctgtctaagttcATTATcccatgggtgtgaaacaaaagtcactctgctttgaaatgtatgtagcattgtcattctggtataaaatggTCAGACCACAGATGCTCAGGGTGGTGGAGAATGGAACTGAGACTGGGGGTAGATGGGAACTTGGATGGAGACTGGGGGAGACGCTgaaaggctgccagtctgtggccagagcaggcctgggccctgtcttGTCTgcatctgctgtaacaaacaataaaccttttttctgtatttcaaaacaccgagcttcgcaaatggattacttttcatctagaactgtaatttttccacaacaataatCATTATTgttgtagaaaaaaatataattgatcaaatgcatttaaagacataacatgaatatacttaagtTTCCATCACAACACTCTTCACTTTTcttcctgtgaatgggactttttttatgatcaatacttgctcaaatgagtatctagtttcaatattagttttagtatcgattaacATCTTATTGACAACCCTAACAATGAAGAACATGTAAAATGATGGTCTACTAATGTTATAGTTCAATCCCAAGGACCTGACAAACAAGTTATGTTACAAAGATTAAATCTGTGTCTCCTGCCCTGCGGTGCACCCTGCAGGTTCATCCACATGTTGAAGGGCATCAGTATTTACCCCGAGTCTCTCAGCGCCAGCAAACGCGTGAGTGTGTTCCCCGAGCCAGGAGGGGGCagcaagcgcatcgtgaggagcgtgaggagagagacagagcgccGCGGCCGAGTGCACGTGGACGCCGACAACGGCCTGCTGGACGGTGAGTAAGCATGCTAACATCAACAGTCAACGCgctaatatacacacacaaatataatgtCAACAAAAGCCTGCTGGAAGGTGAGAACACACAAAAGTATACACACGCGAATGTACAGCAACAACAGCCTGCTGGACATAACGAAACATGCTAACATTAACATGCTGAtgtatggcaaaaacaacttggcttagataatataaaataaaaacacaggaatATAAACATGCAAATATGCACTTGGTTCTAGGTGTCTTCTGATCTCTCCTCCCTCGGACCCTCTgaacttcctctctctcctgcctttGACCGTCTGAACactgtctctccttcctctgaCACTGTGAatactctctcctccttttgacCCTCTGAacactctcttctccctctaaacattatgtctcctctctctggctTTCTGAATATTCTGTCTCCTCCTGACCTTCTGaacattctctctcctccctctgaccctctgaactctgtctctctgtgaccCTCTGAAcacactctcctccctctgctcagtcgctctcctccctctgatCCTCTGATTTGTAACTCTTTCTTCCCTCAGGTCTGGTTGACGGACAGCTGCAGATGGGccacctggcccctcccactgACCCCTCAGGCCCCTCCCTTCCCGTTCGGGCTGAGTACCAGTCCGAATCCAGCCCAGAGTCAGGCTCTGATCCTGGTTCTGACCCTGGTTCTGATCTGGAGCGGTCCCTGGGCTGCCTGAGTCTCACTGTGGACTATAACTTTCCTAAAAAAGCTCTGGTGGTGACGGTGGTGGGGGCACGGGGACTGCCGGCTGTGAGCCAGGGCAGCTCTGACCCTTATGTCAAACTGACCATCCTCCCGGAGAAGAAGCACCGCGTGAAGACTCGTGTGCTGCGCCGCACACTCGACCCTCTGTTCGACGAGACCTTCAGCTTTTATGG is part of the Periophthalmus magnuspinnatus isolate fPerMag1 chromosome 16, fPerMag1.2.pri, whole genome shotgun sequence genome and harbors:
- the LOC117383236 gene encoding synaptotagmin-11-like; amino-acid sequence: MADVTELRPSYGMSPVLAGFLGAGLLVLVVLVLVLLWTFCQRRYMSSRYKLHADRYCDTEDPPYRFIHMLKGISIYPESLSASKRVSVFPEPGGGSKRIVRSVRRETERRGRVHVDADNGLLDGLVDGQLQMGHLAPPTDPSGPSLPVRAEYQSESSPESGSDPGSDPGSDLERSLGCLSLTVDYNFPKKALVVTVVGARGLPAVSQGSSDPYVKLTILPEKKHRVKTRVLRRTLDPLFDETFSFYGVSYSALPDLTLHFLVLSFDRFARDDVIGEALVPLRGVDPSTGRVHLTQDITRRSTQSAGCGELLTSLCYQPVSHRLSVVVLKARNLPKMDASLSANPYVKVNVFYGRKRIAKKKTHVKKSTLNPVFNESFIYDIPPDLLPQISLELLVLDFDRTTKNQVLGRLQLGLCSPSTTGAAHWSQVCQSPRRQISKWHSLVPF